In Centroberyx gerrardi isolate f3 chromosome 7, fCenGer3.hap1.cur.20231027, whole genome shotgun sequence, the sequence TCCAGCACAGggaatttattattatttggggGCATATCGCCAATAATATCATCAGGGCTCACCCTTGGCCAACAGCCCACGACCTTAGGGTTACCTCTACTTGTGCTACACTGTTGCTGTTGGTCTGTAATATGACCACAGGCTTGCCAGCATTGCCATTACACTACCTGTATCCAGTTTCAGGGGGAGGCCGGATAGGTTGTGCCTGACTCAGAAGCACAACTGTGCATAGCTGGTGATGTCATGCTGGATTCCTCAAGTCATAACACATTACAGCTGGTTGGCTGATATGGAGGAAGTGTATGGAGCTTTCTCACTTCTCTTTCCCATAGGCTTACTATACAAATCTATGATGACTCATCTATTCTCTGATTACTAGAattttgttgtaattattattCAATCATACATTAGCATTTCCTTTTCTACTGACAATGGAAATTGTTCTAAGGAAAACAGGATGTACATGTAATACACAAGCTGTAGGTGACCACTGCAACTTTGTATTGCATGGGACTCGAATTTCAACTCAAATTTTTTGTCCATCTTTCAGTTAAGAACCTCCTGGTGAGTGGTCCCTCCtctgaatttacatttttattggaTTGACTGTCTTATCCTTGCATAGCATCAGTTCTCCAATGGAGCCATGTACAGACTGTTCAATATTTGATGAGATGGAGGTGAAGCCATTGTAGAAGCTCAGATATATTATTAATGGATAGAGTTGTAAGGTTTTCACAGGGAATGTGTGTCAGATCTGCTAGACCCAACCAGGGCAGCGATTAgcaccctctcacctgcagaCCCTGATTTCAACCCCCAAGGCCTTTGGCCTGGACAGGATTGGGTTCTTATTCTGAGAGCGCAGTGGACAGACAAACACCTCAGTGAAATGGTCATGGTTTGCTACAGTTTGAAGGTGATAGAATGGTTGTCATCATTGTGTGAGATATGATGTACTTGGCTAACAGCCCAGGAGGCACCAATAAAACAACCAtcaaacacaaaataacacTGTTAACTCggcacagaaacactgaaatagaTAAAGGAACATGAAATGTTATAAATTGAAATCATAAGATAAACTGCAATTAGCCCAgcagtatgttatgttatgtttactTTGAGACGAAATATTTATTACCTAACTAAACTCAGATTGTATAATAGGCTTGTCTCAGGTAAGGACTTCCTTACATAATAGCTTTATCTATAATAATTTATGTTTCTCCCTGTAAAATGCTGATCACAATAGTAACAGGGCTGCTTTCCTCTTATCCCTCCCCTGTTCTTTATCACATTGTGGGGTGTTTCGCCTTCAATCCCAGTGACAGCTTGATGTTACTGTACACTCAATGCAATATATCTGCCACACATAGCACAGTACTGCATTGTCCCCATAAAGTTGTCAAGCAGCATTAAACTTCTCTTCATTATTTCCCTGGGTCTCACGAGTTTGGCGCCTCTGTGAAACATTATGGCAGcttttaatatttacttttagAACCAAATGTCAGTCAGGCTTTATTATTGAGGGCCAGTTTATGTTTTCTGTTATCAAGGGAATGCTGTGTCCTTGTGAGGTAAATGCCTTCAATGCCTTGTTTACACTTATTCCGTGGGAAATTTAGGGTATACCTAACCGTAACCCCTGTATTTTCACATAGCTCTAGCTATGAAATCCTTCTTGGtttgctgcctgtgtgttttaAGAATGCAGAAGGGACCAGAGAACATAAATGCCCTGAGCACTTCCTTATTTGTGCTCCTACATTGCTATTGCATTCAAGCAACTTGCACCAATCTATTATGTGTGATGTAAGAAAGCTTTACCAATATCAAAACATGGtggcacacacactgagcaaccGTGTTGTTTCACTGTTATAATGAGTTACTCAAACTTTACTCAATTATGCACATTCATAATGGGCCCATTTTTCTGGCTGGCAGGCTAACCAGGTCAGCcacaaagggagagaaataggCTTTTGTGTGTTTCCCGGTCCTAACTGTCCCTTCATACAGTATGACATTTGCACACATTGCTGAAGTATAGGCCAACATTTCTTTGTAGCCTACTTTGTCTCACCTTGAAATGGCATATATCCATtataaatgtgaaaaacagagataaaagcCACAATGATTTTTCTGGTGAAAACTCATTTCAAGTAAAAACTTTTGTTCCGTAACTGTTACATAATGGAACATAAACTTCAACACAATGGCCAGCAATTTCCATCATATTCATGCCAAAGGTAAAAGTCAAATGCTGCAGCTTCTTAAAATAAAGGTATGTCCTGTTTCTCTGGTAAATCATTTCCCTTTGCATTCAATTATGTTATGTAATCATACAGGCCAGTTACCTCTGCATATTAAGCTCTCAGACCAAAATACTAAAACACTGCATTTACTTAATTACATTTGTTcataatttaaaaatgaaaaatatttaactatgtgttttaaaaaaagtcaTTGTCAGGCTTTGATCACAGGATTTCAGAGTTTTATTTCAGCCTAAAAAAGTGGGTTAAGTAGCCTGTTCCAAAAATGAAACCCGTACACATTCAAAGGTGGATAAGGTGGAGGTTAAGCAGGTTTACCCTTCACTATCCCTACAATAAGATAAGATCAAATAAGacagcactttattaatccccttggggaaattcaggaatatAGCCTACTCAAATATATAATACCCCCTAAGTATGATTTCTTGGCCAGGTTTCAGAGCTGGCCAAATAGTACAAAATACAGTCTACACATTTCCAATATGCATGTGCCTGAAGCCGCCCATGTGAGCCATCACTCAGCATCTCATGCCTGAGGCTGATCTGTGTTGACATGTCAGAGCCTGTCCATTTGCATCTCTCCTCGAGGCTAGTTTGTCACGTTTAACTCTGGACTAGTTGTAGCACCTTGGAAAAGGTGACCTACATTCGTGGTGGTGTATTGTTACAGTGGCAGAAgcgtttttcttttcaaatggcTCTTTTTGACTGTACTGTTTGGACTGAACAACAGTACAAAAACTATCTTCAAGTAATTTAGTCTAATCTTAAAACCAATTCGTTCTCGAAACGAATGTCCTGAAACGAGTCGATTGGGCGAGTTATAGTGTCACTTGTTTCTCATGcaaataaagtttatgagaaTAAAGAATTTCTTAGAATTTCTTCTCAAGTGTAGAATGATCTGCCATATTCTGCCTTGATATTGATATGGAAAAAATCCTGAAACAGGCGAAAGTGTCTCACCCCGTTGCGTTGGCAGAAGTGTACACTtgctttgagaaaaaatagatttaattACAGAATATGCATGAGTTAACGTGGACATTGTTTCATGCTGGTGGCTGTAGCCTAGCCTAGTGCATGCAGTGCGCACACGATATGATGGGCCTTTTATTTGAGGAGCAGCTGGCTTTATATACCCACCCCCTTCCTACGATCAGCCGCAGAGCCTCCAGGTTGCCGTGATAAGCAGCCCATAACGTCGGTGTCATGCCATCTTCGTCCGGTGCGTTGAGATCTTTCCGCGTAGCCTCCCTCAGCAGGTCCAGGTAGCCGTCCCGGGCCGCCTTGTGGTACCTGTCATTCATGGTGCAGAATTAATCCAACCTCGACCCCGTTCCGtttgatcatcatcatcatcgtccgGCCATGTAGTGGGCGCTGACCGGCCGAGGTGCCACTTTGCCCCACTGTCCCACCACAGCCAGTGTCTCTCCTACACAGTAGAGccgagagacagaggcagagcgCGTCGGTATCCAGGGGCAGCCGGCACCGGGATGCGCACCGCATGGCTAACAGTGCTCCCGGTGGCCAATGTGGTCCACCTCAGACTGGGGCCCTGCTGTGGTGGACCCTCAAAACACCATTCATCTCTTTACATATTGCCTATGGCTGACTTGagcactataatattcctataatattgcgATAGGGATCTGTAGTGCGTCTGAGGTAAACCGAGTCGTGACCTTATgggatttttatttcatatagtatccctataatattcctatgatattcctatatgGACTTGTAGTGTCTGTGATAGGCCTACTCAgcagtgagtttataatgacccTTTCTTGATGATATatataagttgttttttttaatctcctatggtatcactataatattcctatgatattcctatagggatttatagtgtgtctgtacTGTTTTAAATGACATTATCGTACTCTATGGTGTGTTTTATCTCCTACGGtaccactataatattcctataagagGGAATTTCTAGTTTCACTGGTAGGCTATTTGAATGACATAGCCTGTCCTTCTAAAATATTTTTGTAAGGGCAGTTAAATTAATGTAAGTGGGGCCTACAGGTACTAAAAAGGAACATAAAAAAATTATTTGTGTGTTGAGTGCCTTTGGTGCTGATGATATTCTGTCAGTTTAGGCCTATAGCTTAGAGATTTGGCTACAACCCTATGGGTCAAGCAAAGTAGGTACAGATGTCACTCTACTAATTGCTGAAAAGAACAATATTTTCATCCACTTCCATTAGGTTTATCtggaatattttcattttaattaagTTTAATTTGTATAGCCTAAATCTCAAAACTTttctgaatttttcattatttccaaaatgtttatGACATGGGTCTAGTAAGGCGATAACCCATTTATAACTCAGGGATAAACTCATTCAGGATAGAGGTTTCACTTTAGCAGAAGAATTGGTGTACTATTTCAGAAAATGCTTGTGTTCATTCTTTCCACACAAAATACGCAACCAATATTCTACTTTTAACTGTTTCAAATGGTAACAAAGATCAGCAATATACTTCTGCCAGAGCAACAATCTTAATGCCATCATCACCCTAAAGTGACAGTCATTTCTCATTTTGTAAATTGAAATCACAATTAAAGAGGTTAAAGAATCTCTTGCATAATGGCAATTTTTTCTCAGTGTGATTGAGACATATACAAGCAGTCATGTAATAGAACAAGTCATTCTAGTAACACTTTGCTCCTTATTCCGTATTTCCCTGTTCTTCTCAATAAGGTATTGTTCTCCGTCAGAGGCTTCCTCATTTACTGtcaagattttaaaaaaagacttGATTCACACAAGGAAGGGATCAATGTGTCTTCTGATGAAGTGTTGACATGGTTGTTGGCTGTTGCAATGGGAAAGTGACATTGCTCTCAACCCCACCCTAATGCCAAGGATATCAATTAGCCTAAGTACTGATCTGACAAAAAGATAATTTCACATGTTTTAACCTATTGCTCAGGGACTGGAAGTGGCCAGACATACTGGCCAATTGAAACTTCCATGACAATAGGCATGGATGGAGCCCAGCCTTTTCATGTACTACACCTTAGGCATTTTGCATTAGAAAAGGAGCAGAGGCCCATTTCTTCCATGTCACATGAATAGCATTAACGCACTGAAAGTATTCCCTTCAAGCACTGAATCAAAAAGATTGTCAAGTGGGGTTTGCTACGCCCATTTAGAGAATTTTGACCACATTTTGATTGTGAGGTGCACCTGTGCTCTGCTGCAGGGCAAAAGTGGATAAACTTTTGCAGTACAACCAAACTCAACACATAAAGCCTCTAAAGTGTTTAAATGCAAATGGGTaatggaaaaacttttttttttgatcaatTCACGTGTTATCCAATTCTGTTGTTCTCAACTTTCATCATATTTATTTTGGACATGTTGTTAAAACTTCTATAACGAATGATTggcattaaaaatgtataatgtcAAATCAAAAAAGTTGCTGTTAATCTGAAAAGGAACCGGTTTCTTGTATTGTGGATGTCGTGAAAAAAGGCTTTTCTTGGAAAACTCTTTTGAACTTTACATGAATATTTTGTGCAAAACACACTGTGTGTGGTAATAATATGGTATTGTTCATAACAGATTTATTGACATTTATGACTCTTTGTACACAAAGTCCAACGTAAACCACAGTGGCTGTGGATGGATATAAAAGCCATGAAGGCTCAGACTGCTTCTCAGGATCACATCACACCAGGTAAGCTTCTATAGGTATCCTGATACTTATTCTTGATGTTTAATTCTTATTGTTGGATCAGGTCACTGATTAAATGAATGGAATTTTGAATTGTCAATGGGCCTTGCTTTTTCTATGTAGTCAATATGAGCTGTTTTCACTGATGCCAGAGTTATATCATCTGTCCTGATACTATTCTTATTTTTATCAGATATGGAGAGCTGCGTATTTATGACTGTCCCCAAGTAAAATAGCACAGTTCATCCATGTGAACAATGGCCTTTGAATATCTAAATAGCTTTGTGGATTCCCACAGAATGCAATGCTTTTAACATGCTACACCCCTTGTCATTCTTtgccaaaaccaaaaccaaaggAAGAAATCAAATCCCATTTGGCGATTAGAAACTGCTCTTTTGTATAGCACTGATGAGGTGACAATTATACTTGAGATTTTGGGTTCATGATAAGGTTTCGCTTGGGCGGGATCTCTCTTTAGAGGAAGCCTAAGAGTGGGTGTAGCTGTTAAACCTGTAATATCTCAAATAGAGGTGGACATAGCCAACAGCTCATTTGTGCAAAGACCTTTGGGAGAGAAATCATGTGTTTGAACACTGGCTATCCATGCGACTGTTTGACCACTGGAAATCCATGTGAACCATGTAGGATGACAGCCAAAGACAGGGAGACGGAGGAGGCCCACTTGTCCAACAACATCAATGCAGCGGGTCAAGTGGGGAGTGCTCACTGTGAACCTGACCTAACCCTTTCCTCCAGCGGAGTTGTGAGGGACCGCGGCCGGAACTGGGGTTGGCTCCTGTCTGGGATCATTTCTCTAAACGTTCTGATCCTGGGCTGCGCCTTGGTCAGCGGCAGTGCCTACAACAATGTGGCCATCGGCTCCCCTGACCTGCAGATTTTCCTcatcattctcctcctcctcactacCATCTGGATGCTTTATTATACCATCTACATGGCTAGGAAAGATCATGCTGTCTTTTACAAGGACGGCCACGCTGGGCCCATATGGCTCAGGGGTAAGAACTTTTTCATCCCCGTGTTATATTTGCTTGTGAATCATTCATTTAGTTACTGACCAATTTGTAATGGTTTTATAACTTTTCCTTATTCTACATTTTCCCAttccatatttttttccttcaggAGGACTTGTGCTGTTTGGACTCCTCAGTCTTATCATGGACATTTTCAAGATTGCCAGCTATGTGGGCTACCTCCACTGCGATTCTGCTGTCAAAGTTGCCTTCCCTGTTGTGCAGCTTCTTTTCATAATTGTGCAGGTAAACATGCCAGCATCCTACAATGATTACATCATAAATGCTGAGTGACTGAGAAATCAATAATTTAGTTTGGTCTTTATAGTTACAAAGTTTTATGATTATTGTGAAATCAATTTTCAGACATACTTTCTGTGGATCCATGCCAAGGACTGTGTGCAGGTGCAAAGAAACATTACACGGTAGGTGATTCATAGATTTTCCTATCTGTTGCATAATTCACTGTCATTGTTAAAACGCTGTCCCATTATGTCTCATAAGTGTATGTGCAAGgtttttaaaggaatatttcactttgataaaacattttaattttgtagAAAACTTAACTGTTAACCTTTCACATTTGTTGCCTTGGAAATTCAAAGTCAAAGCTGTTAAAGCTGATCACAAAAACTTTTTGTTTCTCATCATTGTtgcctcttccttctctcttttcccctcgaTTTTTCCCTCCTCTTATTTAGCTGTGGGCTGATGCTGACGTTCTCCACAAATCTAGTTTTGTGGATGACAGCGGTCACCGAGGAGTCCCTTCACCAAACAATCATCCCAGAATATCCAAACACAACTAAACTCTCTGGCCGAAGAATGTATACTGAAAGAGGTAATCAAAGTAGATGAAGCAATCAAAGCAGATAAAGCAatcactgacatgctataaCACTTCTCTCTTACTTTCTTGTCTTTCAGCAAGTTACGGCGATGATAAATGCAAGTGCAGCCACTCTTCATGTAAAGTCTTCAAGGATGCCTACTACTACCTGTACCCCTTCAACATTGAGTACAGTCTCTTTGCTTCTGCCATGGCCTACGTCATGTGGAAAAATGTTGGTAGAATAGCGGatgaccaccaccaccacagcgCCACGTTCCGTCTCAAGGACGTATTTCTGGGTCCTGTGACGGGAATTCTCTTGGTGGTGGCGGGTCTGGCAACCTTCATAGTGTACGAGGTGGAAGTGGAGAAGGAGGACGATGAGACGAGAGACAGAGTGCTGATGATGCACTTCATCATGAATGTAGTGATAGTGAGCCTGatgtctgtctccactgtgGTCGGCTGTGCCATCTACAGGCTGGACCAGAGGGAACACGTCTCCGAGAAAAACCCCACACGCAGCCTGGATGTGGGGCTGCTGGTGGGAGCGTCGATGGGACAATTCATCATCAGTTACTTCTCTATTGTGGCTCTGGTGGCAACTGGAGCCAAGGGCTACCTGAACGGCCTCAACCTGGCCTGGGCAATCCTGACTGTGGTCCAGCTGGGCCTGCAGAACTTCTTCATCATTGAAGGCCTGCACCGGGAGCCATATCACGAGCCGGACCCGGTCACTGTGTTCACAAACCCATACGTGCTGCAGGCGAGCAAAGAGCTGAGCAGCCTCGAGGGATCAGACATGGACACCAAGTCCAGCCCGGTACTCACGGCCCACAGTCTGCACGGCCACATGTCGCACATTCCTGAGCACAGACCCAAACTGACGTGGAAGAGGAGGGTGCTGAAGGAGGTCTGCGCCTTCCTGCTGCTCGCCAACATCATTGTGAGTACAGTTCTTCCTCACTGTAGACTCTTCAAACTCACTGTCGTTGTTAAATTCCTCAAATAGTAAACATTGTCTCTTTTTGTCGACAGCTCTGGATCATGCCCGCATTTGGTGCTCGTCCCCAGTTTGACCATACCACCGAAATTGAATTTTACAAATTCAACATGTGGGCTGCTATTGTGAATATTGGACTTCCTTTTGGAATCTTCTACCGAATGCATTCAGTCGCCAGTCTCTTTGAGGTGTTCCTGACCTCATAACGCCGCAGGAGGAGGGAAGCGTACGGCGAACTGTTTTGACATTATATAAAGCAGTTTTGTATAAACTATAGTTTGTTTTGATGATGATACTCTGTTATTTCTTTATAAAGTTGTGAAGTAGAATATATATATTGACTGGCATGTATCTTTACTGTATTGTCTCTCATTATTGTGCTGTATACTTGGCATTTCATTTTGGGAATGTAAAAATTATAAATTCTATTTTCAAATTTCCAAAAAATAATTCTGACTTTGTGAAGCTGCTTTTTTACTGCTGTGATTTCATGGTTCAGCCTGTGTAtcttcaaaataaaggcaaGCAATAAAAGAAGCTGAGTGAATAAAGATGAATTCATTGTGTCAcctattatgattattattaaaatgattatgatcattattattattattattattattattattattagttgtagtagtagtagtaggctagtagtagtagtagtagtagtaggtctAATACAGGAAGTGGtggtagtagcctagtagtaatagtagcatgAAAAACTTTTCATACAAATTTAGCATTAAGTTTGAGTGAAGATTATTTCATTAGTGGTTTATAAGCTACAAATGCTAAGAATATCTGAATAATCAAACATAGTCCTAAGAAATGCTTTTCCAAAGTCTCtgtgagaaagaaacaaacgTGTTTTGTCTGCATTATAAAAATCACGAGCAACTTCTGCTcataaattatttgaaaaatgtgggGCTGGGTAATGTTTGAAGCCATGCCCAAAAATAGCCGACAGAAGGAAACACAGTGAGGAGGGCTGCTTGGAATTTAAGTCAGGCAACTTTCCAGACACACCTTGGTGTCCTTAGCACACGGTTTTGTTTACAACCACGTCACCAGGAAATACTTCCAGAGCGTCAACATGTTGAGACAGGTGAGCGCTGTCTAATTTATCAATATTCACAAACAATAGGCTTGTACGCGTATGTGGACAGCACGTTGTAATCGATATATTGCACTTTGTAAAATATTCTTAAGTGTTAATGATGAAATCAGCTTTTCAAACTAAGCTGAGAAAAAGTTGACGAACAGTTGTTAATTGACGTTTAGTCTACTGCAAGTAGCGCGGTCTTTGTTTACTCCCATTATCACATTTTTAAAACTAACTTTTATGTTTACAGGACGACGCCCCCCTTTTTGGCGAGGATGATGATACAATAAACCAAAGAAAGTCTAAAATTAGGTGAGAGTTTAGGTTTACATATGTGTTGTAATTGTGATCTGACTAGATTCGGCGCTGCAAAGACCGCATCTAGCGACCATGATAGTTTCGAAACAACTATTAAGAATAGACCATTATCTGTGTTGCAGGCATCCACTGGCCTCCTTCTTCCACCTCTTCTTTCGCGCGAGTGCCATCTTGGTCTACTTGCTGTGTGAGATCCTCAGTAGTAGTTTCATCGCCTGCATGGTCACCATCATTCTCCTGCTGTCATGTGACTTCTGGACAGTCAAGGTGGGTTTGTGAGGTCTCGGTGAGGTTGGGAGGAAAGTCTGTGTTCACCCAGCTTTCATTTAGACAGAGATTCTGtttggtgttgtgtttttttcagaatGTGTCTGGCAGATTGCTGGTGGGCCTGAGATGGTGGAATCAAGTGGATGAAGATGGCAGGAGTCACTGGGTGTTTGAGTCAAGAAAGGTAAGCATGAGTTCATTAGGCACATCCCAAATGCCCAGTAGCCTACCTGCATGAAAAACATCTCTGCCATATTCAGTATGGAACCGATCGGTAAGGGCCTTTCACCAGTTAGGCATTCCCACAGTGTACATGGCATGGTAACTTAACAGGAaatagagacaaaaaaaaaaaataccagcaTTCTTTGTACTGCAGAAGTTCAACTAAAAGCTCTCATTACTTTTCCTCTTTACAAAAAATGTCACCATGGTAGCAACCTAGACTATCCTGAAGGTAATAGAGACCATCTAATAAATATAAGGATATTCAAAGTAACACAGACACTATGATTGTGTGTCTATTTGCAGTTTATTGACAGTGTCATGCATCACACTTTGTTCATTAAGATACTAATTTAACATTTGCCAGGCAGTCAGTGTTACAGCTAACATGGCTGTGATGTAGCTGGATGACCTCTTTCAACAATTAAAGATAGTAGAGCACAACTACATTACATTGTCTTCTCTTAGAAATACAGCGCAGCGTAATGATGACACCTCATGGAGGAGAATCGACATGACTTCCAAACTGCCACTACTGTCCTGTAAAACATTCAAATAACAGATTAGCTTCATGGAGCTTTGTAAATAAATTGATTGAAATGAAACCTTCTTTACGTTTGCGGATAGGCACAAAGTAAAAACACTCCCTCCAGTGCCGAGTCCCGGATCTTCTGGCTTGGCCTCATTGTGTGCCCTATCTTCTGGATCATCTTTGTGTTCAGTACAATCTTCTCCCTCAGGATTAAGTGGCTGGTCAGTTCAATGCTTTTTACCTGAATGCCAACTTAATTTAAGTCTGTCAAAACGATTTCTGGGTCATTTCTCATTCCGGTCAATTCAAATGCAAATTCTGATACCTGGCTGTAATGTTGCCCCCCAGGCGGTGGTAATTATGGGGTTGGTTTTACAATGGGCCAACCTGTACGGCTATGTCAGATGCAAGGTGGGAGGGAAGAACAACCTGAGGAACATGGCAAGGAGCTATCTCGGTGTCCAGATTTTTAAACAGGTATGTGAAAAATGCCCATAATTTACTCCATACATTTTTGTCCTGTTCACATGTCACCTCagtatttccattttctttttttctctataGGCaatgaacagaacagaggagccTTAGAGATAAAGAGGAAGAATGACAAGCATCAGCAATGTGAGATGGAGTAGAATGACACATTATATTTATGCTTACTTAGTTGCTGTTGGCAACAGGTGGCTGGTATCTCTCTTTTCTGAGGGTGTATGGGTATTAGTTACTTTACTTACATTTTGGTAacatatattttgtgtgtgtttttcctcttaaGTCAATGACTGCTAAATTGAAGTATAATTGCCAAAAATTTGTAATTCTATTAAAATATTATAGTCTGTAGTTCTTTTTGAGATTTAATTTCATACAGTGcctatttcaataaaatgtcaacttttagaattggttcgccTCTGATTCCTACAATTTTGTCCACCAAAATGCACAGTTGGGGGCGGTAATGGGCAGTGTGAAGCAACTGTAAAATTTAATCCTTATAGGTTTTAAGTTGTGGTCtaacacacaaaagcaaataatcctatgatatatttttattagaatctaaataccacagcaaaactataagtcctCATAGTAATATTATAACAGAAGAATTATAGTGAttccataggagataaaaataccataaagtatgataaggtcactataaactcactattgagtaccacagatacATTACGTCTGTATAGGAATATTAGCCTAtagttattttaattttttttaccagggtaaactaatgttaatgttattaAGGCATATCAGTATATTCACTTATATGGTTCATTGTATTAAATAGCTGTCCTTTAACAGCTTTTGTTTGATTAGAAACACTGTCGGTGAAGATGGCCAGGTATCTAAACTGTGTGACCTTCCCCTCAGCCTAAAAATAACCTTTTTCACATACGACCTAAATAATGAAACCGATCAGAATCTGcgaattttgaaaatgtggagAAAATGAGTGACCTGGGGTTATGTCACGTCATTCGAGCATCGCCTTTAGCACCGGGAGAACTCTGTCATTTCGATGCGCACAAGGACAGAGAACCTACCTCAGGTCAGAGAGACTCAGTTGGGGGTGAGATGATGTCAATTTTAGACGATACAGacgaaaataaaaaatctatctggaaaaaaaaattttttagaCGATACAGGCCCCACTGTCTGGCACAGACTTCCCCTCcccatgtatttgttttttctctcttcataaAGATAGTCCACAGATAGTTTGTATGACTATAGCCTGCTTTGAGAATATGGAGAGAACAACTGAGGTCTTTCATCGAGATGTATTACCCTGTTTTTACATATTATTGCCTTTTACTACtatttgttttatgttgttgaGAACAACACTCTTAATGTCCCTGCAGCATGTCAGCTTTGGCTTTGAGTTCTGCACACTGTTGTGGGCTTATTGTAAGCCTCTGACACCCATTCACATTTTGGGAGTGTTGAGCCCATTCCTAAACATGGGTTTGCCACCTGATTGGCAAAACAGAGTACAGAAAGTAGTACATAGTATCTTTCCCAACTTCCTTGTGTAGTTTTAGTTGGTGACCCACAGGGGGAGCTCATTTACTGTTGTGAAAGATGTTGACATTAAGGCAACCTATGattctctctgtgtcactgTAGGTGAGAATGAGAGGGCAACACACCGACATCAAGCAATGACCCTGACAGGCAAGAGAAGTGGCTCCTTGAACATTGTCAGTAAGCctaaaacacagatgaaaagtcATCATGTGACCGTAATCTAGCAATGGGCAATCTTGATGAGCCACTTAGCTCCTTTGTGCAACCAGGGTCAAATAGTTTTCTCAGCAAGGTCCCATCCTGAGTCAAGATCTTCTGCAATCTT encodes:
- the otop2 gene encoding proton channel OTOP2; translation: MCLNTGYPCDCLTTGNPCEPCRMTAKDRETEEAHLSNNINAAGQVGSAHCEPDLTLSSSGVVRDRGRNWGWLLSGIISLNVLILGCALVSGSAYNNVAIGSPDLQIFLIILLLLTTIWMLYYTIYMARKDHAVFYKDGHAGPIWLRGGLVLFGLLSLIMDIFKIASYVGYLHCDSAVKVAFPVVQLLFIIVQTYFLWIHAKDCVQVQRNITRCGLMLTFSTNLVLWMTAVTEESLHQTIIPEYPNTTKLSGRRMYTERASYGDDKCKCSHSSCKVFKDAYYYLYPFNIEYSLFASAMAYVMWKNVGRIADDHHHHSATFRLKDVFLGPVTGILLVVAGLATFIVYEVEVEKEDDETRDRVLMMHFIMNVVIVSLMSVSTVVGCAIYRLDQREHVSEKNPTRSLDVGLLVGASMGQFIISYFSIVALVATGAKGYLNGLNLAWAILTVVQLGLQNFFIIEGLHREPYHEPDPVTVFTNPYVLQASKELSSLEGSDMDTKSSPVLTAHSLHGHMSHIPEHRPKLTWKRRVLKEVCAFLLLANIILWIMPAFGARPQFDHTTEIEFYKFNMWAAIVNIGLPFGIFYRMHSVASLFEVFLTS
- the LOC139930935 gene encoding Golgi apparatus membrane protein TVP23 homolog B, encoding MLRQDDAPLFGEDDDTINQRKSKIRHPLASFFHLFFRASAILVYLLCEILSSSFIACMVTIILLLSCDFWTVKNVSGRLLVGLRWWNQVDEDGRSHWVFESRKAQSKNTPSSAESRIFWLGLIVCPIFWIIFVFSTIFSLRIKWLAVVIMGLVLQWANLYGYVRCKVGGKNNLRNMARSYLGVQIFKQAMNRTEEP